One Leopardus geoffroyi isolate Oge1 chromosome B1, O.geoffroyi_Oge1_pat1.0, whole genome shotgun sequence DNA window includes the following coding sequences:
- the LOC123589917 gene encoding beta-defensin 131B-like yields SFFKDICSSKNYHCRMKCNADEHAIKYCADWTICCKPKRIQFKEKKW; encoded by the coding sequence tcattttttaaagacatatgttcctcaaaaaactatcACTGCAGAATGAAGTGCAATGCTGATGAACATGCAATTAAATACTGTGCTGACTGGACCATCTGCTGCAAACCAAAGAGAAttcaatttaaggaaaaaaagtggtGA
- the DEFB134 gene encoding beta-defensin 134, giving the protein MKPLVIILVLLSRVDPALAGLNPLSSEMHQKCYGNGICRLECSTSEMLVAYCVFQLECCVKGNPEP; this is encoded by the exons ATGAAGCCTCTCGTCATTATCCTTGTCTTGCTCTCCCGTGTGGACCCAGCTCTGGCAG GCTTGAATCCACTGTCATCAGAAATGCACCAGAAATGCTATGGGAATGGTATCTGTAGACTTGAGTGCTCTACAAGTGAAATGTTAGTTGCCTACTGTGTGTTTCAGCTGGAGTGCTGTGTCAAAGGAAACCCTGAGCCCTGA